One genomic window of Parus major isolate Abel chromosome 11, Parus_major1.1, whole genome shotgun sequence includes the following:
- the WDR59 gene encoding GATOR complex protein WDR59 isoform X3, producing MSVDCLGQRAVLSGRRFLYIVNLDAPNEGHRKISRQSKWDIGAVQWNPHDSYAYYFAASSNQRVDLYKWKEGNGEVCTSLQGHTRVISDLDWAVFEPDLLVTSSVDTYIYIWDIKDTRKPTVSLSAVAGASQVKWNKKNANCLATSHDGDVRIWDKRKPSTAVEYLAAHLSKIHGLDWHPDNEYTLATSSQDNSVRFWDYRQPRKYLNILPCQVPVWKARYTPFSNGLVTVMVPQLRRENSLLLWNVFDLNTPVHTFVGHDDVVLEFQWRKQKEGSKDYQLVTWSRDQTLRMWRIDSQLQRLCANDILDGVEDLIDGISHLPEPDKTLHPQEAEPQHNSGHGDEEALKEDFLNDSLVGKKTDQLGLPQTLQQEFSLINVQIRNVNVEMDAVSRSCTVSVHCGNHRVRMLVMFPVQYPNNAAPSFQFINPTSITASMKAKLLKILKDTSLQKVKRNQSCLEPCLRQLVSWLESVVNQEDSTSSNPYALSNSVTPPLPTFARVSNAYGSYQDSNIPFPRTSGARFCGAGYLVYFTRPMTMHRAVSPMEPTPRSLSALSAYHSGLITPMKIRTETPGNLRLYSGSPTRSEKEQVSISSFYYKERMSPRSARRRWSIQAINDFPKSRRWKSKREGTDTNNRPIKAAGKVIIQDISCLLPVHKLLGELYILNVNNIQETCQKNAASALAVGRRDLVQVWSLAMVATDLCLGPKSDPDLEIPWAQHPFGRQLLESLLAHYSQLHDVQTLAMLCSVFEAQSRLQGCPNSCVPFPQRASNLASHSRYPSFTSSGSCSSMSDPGIGTGGWSIANKDTEQTSTPWCESSPDDFRYGNLMYPDHREREKDQHEKNKRLLDPANTQQFDDFKKCYGEILYRWGLREKRAEVLKFVSCPPDPHKGIEFGVYCSHCRSEVRGTQCAVCKGFTFQCAICHVAVRGSSNFCLTCGHGGHTSHMMEWFRTQEVCPTGCGCHCLLESTF from the exons ATGTCTGTGGATTGCTTGGGACAGCGTGCTGTACTCTCGGG TCGCCGTTTCCTCTACATTGTCAACCTGGATGCGCCAAATGAGGGTCACCGGAAGATCTCCCGGCAGAGCAAGTGGGACATTGGGGCGGTGCAGTGGAACCCCCACGACAGCTACGCCTACTACTTTGCAGCCTCG AGCAATCAGCGTGTTGACCTGTATAAGTGGAAGGAAGGTAATGGGGAAGTTTGCACATCTCTGCAAGGACACACACGTGTGATCAG TGACCTGGACTGGGCAGTATTTGAGCCAGACTTACTGGTCACCAGTTCTGTGGACACATACATCTACATTTGGGACATCAA AGACACCAGGAAGCCCACAGTCTCACTTTCTGCAGTTG CTGGAGCTTCCCAGGTGAAATGGAACAAGAAAAATGCCAACTGTTTAGCAACAAGCCATGATGGGGATGTCCGAATATGGGACAAAAGG aaacccagcactgcagtggaGTATTTGGCAGCTCATCTCTCCAAAATCCATGGTTTGGACTGGCATCCTGACAATGAGTATACACTGGCCACTTCCAGCCAGGACAACTCTGTCAGG ttctgGGATTACCGTCAGCCTCGGAAATACCTCAATATCCTTCCCTGCCAGGTTCCCGTCTGGAAGGCAAGATACACG CCTTTCAGCAATGGACTGGTGACAGTGATGGTCCCCCAACTCCGTCGGGAAAACAGTCTCCTCCTCTGGAATGTCTTTGACCTGAACACGCCTGTCCACACTTTTGTGGGACATGATGATGTGGTGCTGGAGTTTCAGTggaggaagcagaaagaag GCTCTAAAGATTACCAGCTGGTGACGTGGTCCCGGGATCAGACCCTGCGCATGTGGCGGATTGACTCTCAGTTGCAGAGG CTCTGTGCTAATGATATCCTGGATGGAGTTGAGGACCTCATTGATGGGATTTCTCATCTGCCAGAGCCAGACAAGACCCTTCACCCCCAGGAGGCGGAGCCCCAGCATAACTCTGGACATGGGGATGAGGAAG CCTTAAAAGAAGATTTCCTGAATGACTCCCTGGTGGGAAAGAAAACCGaccagctggggctgcctcaaacactgcagcaggagTTTTCACTGATCAATGTGCAGATCCGAAATGTCAATGTGGAG ATGGATGCGGTGAGTCGCAGCTGTACGGTGTCGGTGCACTGCGGCAACCACAGAGTCAGGATGCTGGTGATGTTCCCTGTCCAATATCCCAATAATGCTGCACCGTCCTTCCAGTTCATCAACCCAACCTCCATCACAGCTTCCATGAAGGCAAAGCTGCTGAAG ATACTGAAAGACACTTCCCTGCAGAAAGTGAAGCGGAATCAGAGCTGCCTGGAGCCTTGCCTGCGTCAGCTGGTCTCCTGGCTGGAGTCTGTTGTG AACCAAGAGGACAGCACGTCCAGCAATCCCTACGCTTTGTCCAACTCCGTAACACCCCCGTTGCCCACATTTGCCCGGGTCTCCAATGCCTATGGCTCCTACCAGGACTCTAACATCCCATTTCCACGGACCTCTGGAGCCAGGTTCTGTGGTGCAG GGTACCTGGTGTATTTCACGAGGCCCATGACCATGCACCGTGCCGTGTCCCCGATGGAGCCCACACCCAG GTCTCTGTCGGCTCTATCAGCATACCATAGTGGCCTCATTACTCCAATGAAGATCCGCACGGAGACTCCGGGCAACCTGCGCTTGTACAGTGGGAGCCCAACACGCAGTGAGAAGGAGCAGGTCTCCATTAGCTCCTTCTACTACAAAGAAAGG ATGTCTCCTCGCTCTGCCCGGCGACGTTGGTCCATACAAGCAATTAACGACTTCCCG AAATCAAGGAGGTGGAAAAGCAAACGAGAGGGGACAGATACCAACAACCGACCCATCAAGGCTGCTGGCAAAGTTATTATCCAAGATATTTCCTGCTTGCTGCCTGTCCAcaagctgctgggagagctctACAT ACTGAACGTGAATAACATCCAGGAGACTTGCCAGAAGAATGCTGCCTCAGCCTTGGCAGTGGGGCGGAGGGATCTCGTACAG GTTTGGTCACTGGCCATGGTAGCCACTGATCTCTGTCTTGGACCGAAGTCTGACCCAGATTTAGAGATACCTTGGGCACAACATCCATTTGGACGTCAATTACTGGAGTCCTT gCTGGCTCATTACTCACAGCTCCATGATGTACAGACTTTGGCCATGCTCTGCAGTGTGTTTGAAGCCCAGTCAAGGCTCCAAGGGTGCCCCAACTCTTGTGTCCCCTTTCCTCAGCGTGCCTCCAACCTGGCCTCCCACAGCCGATAT CCCAGCTTTACTTCCTCTGGCTCCTGTTCCAGCATGTCAGATCCTGGGATTGGCACTGGAGGCTGGAGCATAG CAAACAAAGACACGGAGCAGACCTCTACTCCCTGGTGCGAATCTTCTCCAGATGACTTTCGCTATGGAAACCTAATGTATCCTGACCATCGGGAGCGGGAGAAGGACCAgcatgagaaaaacaaaag GCTGCTGGATCCTGCCAATACTCAGCAATTTGATGACTTCAAGAAGTGCTATGGAGAAATCCTTTATCGCTGGGGCCTGCGAGAGAAGCGGGCTGAGGTTCTGAAGTTTGTCTCATGTCCTCCTGATCCCCACAAGGGAATTG AGTTCGGCGTGTACTGCAGCCACTGCCGCAGTGAGGTGCGCGGCACCCAGTGCGCCGTCTGCAAGGGCTTCACCTTCCAGTGCGCCATCTGCCACGTGGCCGTGCGGGGCTCCTCCAATTTCTGCCTGACCTGCGGACATGGAGGCCACACCAGCCACATGATGGAGTGGTTTCGCACCCAGGAGGTCTGTCCCACGGGCTGTGGGTGCCACTGCCTGCTCGAGAGCACCTTCTGA
- the WDR59 gene encoding GATOR complex protein WDR59 isoform X2 has product MAARWSSENVVVEFRDAQATAMSVDCLGQRAVLSGRRFLYIVNLDAPNEGHRKISRQSKWDIGAVQWNPHDSYAYYFAASSNQRVDLYKWKEGNGEVCTSLQGHTRVISDLDWAVFEPDLLVTSSVDTYIYIWDIKDTRKPTVSLSAVAGASQVKWNKKNANCLATSHDGDVRIWDKRKPSTAVEYLAAHLSKIHGLDWHPDNEYTLATSSQDNSVRFWDYRQPRKYLNILPCQVPVWKARYTPFSNGLVTVMVPQLRRENSLLLWNVFDLNTPVHTFVGHDDVVLEFQWRKQKEGSKDYQLVTWSRDQTLRMWRIDSQLQRLCANDILDGVEDLIDGISHLPEPDKTLHPQEAEPQHNSGHGDEEALKEDFLNDSLVGKKTDQLGLPQTLQQEFSLINVQIRNVNVEMDAVSRSCTVSVHCGNHRVRMLVMFPVQYPNNAAPSFQFINPTSITASMKAKLLKILKDTSLQKVKRNQSCLEPCLRQLVSWLESVVNQEDSTSSNPYALSNSVTPPLPTFARVSNAYGSYQDSNIPFPRTSGARFCGAGYLVYFTRPMTMHRAVSPMEPTPRSLSALSAYHSGLITPMKIRTETPGNLRLYSGSPTRSEKEQVSISSFYYKERKSRRWKSKREGTDTNNRPIKAAGKVIIQDISCLLPVHKLLGELYILNVNNIQETCQKNAASALAVGRRDLVQVWSLAMVATDLCLGPKSDPDLEIPWAQHPFGRQLLESLLAHYSQLHDVQTLAMLCSVFEAQSRLQGCPNSCVPFPQRASNLASHSRYPSFTSSGSCSSMSDPGIGTGGWSIANKDTEQTSTPWCESSPDDFRYGNLMYPDHREREKDQHEKNKRLLDPANTQQFDDFKKCYGEILYRWGLREKRAEVLKFVSCPPDPHKGIEFGVYCSHCRSEVRGTQCAVCKGFTFQCAICHVAVRGSSNFCLTCGHGGHTSHMMEWFRTQEVCPTGCGCHCLLESTF; this is encoded by the exons gCAACTGCGATGTCTGTGGATTGCTTGGGACAGCGTGCTGTACTCTCGGG TCGCCGTTTCCTCTACATTGTCAACCTGGATGCGCCAAATGAGGGTCACCGGAAGATCTCCCGGCAGAGCAAGTGGGACATTGGGGCGGTGCAGTGGAACCCCCACGACAGCTACGCCTACTACTTTGCAGCCTCG AGCAATCAGCGTGTTGACCTGTATAAGTGGAAGGAAGGTAATGGGGAAGTTTGCACATCTCTGCAAGGACACACACGTGTGATCAG TGACCTGGACTGGGCAGTATTTGAGCCAGACTTACTGGTCACCAGTTCTGTGGACACATACATCTACATTTGGGACATCAA AGACACCAGGAAGCCCACAGTCTCACTTTCTGCAGTTG CTGGAGCTTCCCAGGTGAAATGGAACAAGAAAAATGCCAACTGTTTAGCAACAAGCCATGATGGGGATGTCCGAATATGGGACAAAAGG aaacccagcactgcagtggaGTATTTGGCAGCTCATCTCTCCAAAATCCATGGTTTGGACTGGCATCCTGACAATGAGTATACACTGGCCACTTCCAGCCAGGACAACTCTGTCAGG ttctgGGATTACCGTCAGCCTCGGAAATACCTCAATATCCTTCCCTGCCAGGTTCCCGTCTGGAAGGCAAGATACACG CCTTTCAGCAATGGACTGGTGACAGTGATGGTCCCCCAACTCCGTCGGGAAAACAGTCTCCTCCTCTGGAATGTCTTTGACCTGAACACGCCTGTCCACACTTTTGTGGGACATGATGATGTGGTGCTGGAGTTTCAGTggaggaagcagaaagaag GCTCTAAAGATTACCAGCTGGTGACGTGGTCCCGGGATCAGACCCTGCGCATGTGGCGGATTGACTCTCAGTTGCAGAGG CTCTGTGCTAATGATATCCTGGATGGAGTTGAGGACCTCATTGATGGGATTTCTCATCTGCCAGAGCCAGACAAGACCCTTCACCCCCAGGAGGCGGAGCCCCAGCATAACTCTGGACATGGGGATGAGGAAG CCTTAAAAGAAGATTTCCTGAATGACTCCCTGGTGGGAAAGAAAACCGaccagctggggctgcctcaaacactgcagcaggagTTTTCACTGATCAATGTGCAGATCCGAAATGTCAATGTGGAG ATGGATGCGGTGAGTCGCAGCTGTACGGTGTCGGTGCACTGCGGCAACCACAGAGTCAGGATGCTGGTGATGTTCCCTGTCCAATATCCCAATAATGCTGCACCGTCCTTCCAGTTCATCAACCCAACCTCCATCACAGCTTCCATGAAGGCAAAGCTGCTGAAG ATACTGAAAGACACTTCCCTGCAGAAAGTGAAGCGGAATCAGAGCTGCCTGGAGCCTTGCCTGCGTCAGCTGGTCTCCTGGCTGGAGTCTGTTGTG AACCAAGAGGACAGCACGTCCAGCAATCCCTACGCTTTGTCCAACTCCGTAACACCCCCGTTGCCCACATTTGCCCGGGTCTCCAATGCCTATGGCTCCTACCAGGACTCTAACATCCCATTTCCACGGACCTCTGGAGCCAGGTTCTGTGGTGCAG GGTACCTGGTGTATTTCACGAGGCCCATGACCATGCACCGTGCCGTGTCCCCGATGGAGCCCACACCCAG GTCTCTGTCGGCTCTATCAGCATACCATAGTGGCCTCATTACTCCAATGAAGATCCGCACGGAGACTCCGGGCAACCTGCGCTTGTACAGTGGGAGCCCAACACGCAGTGAGAAGGAGCAGGTCTCCATTAGCTCCTTCTACTACAAAGAAAGG AAATCAAGGAGGTGGAAAAGCAAACGAGAGGGGACAGATACCAACAACCGACCCATCAAGGCTGCTGGCAAAGTTATTATCCAAGATATTTCCTGCTTGCTGCCTGTCCAcaagctgctgggagagctctACAT ACTGAACGTGAATAACATCCAGGAGACTTGCCAGAAGAATGCTGCCTCAGCCTTGGCAGTGGGGCGGAGGGATCTCGTACAG GTTTGGTCACTGGCCATGGTAGCCACTGATCTCTGTCTTGGACCGAAGTCTGACCCAGATTTAGAGATACCTTGGGCACAACATCCATTTGGACGTCAATTACTGGAGTCCTT gCTGGCTCATTACTCACAGCTCCATGATGTACAGACTTTGGCCATGCTCTGCAGTGTGTTTGAAGCCCAGTCAAGGCTCCAAGGGTGCCCCAACTCTTGTGTCCCCTTTCCTCAGCGTGCCTCCAACCTGGCCTCCCACAGCCGATAT CCCAGCTTTACTTCCTCTGGCTCCTGTTCCAGCATGTCAGATCCTGGGATTGGCACTGGAGGCTGGAGCATAG CAAACAAAGACACGGAGCAGACCTCTACTCCCTGGTGCGAATCTTCTCCAGATGACTTTCGCTATGGAAACCTAATGTATCCTGACCATCGGGAGCGGGAGAAGGACCAgcatgagaaaaacaaaag GCTGCTGGATCCTGCCAATACTCAGCAATTTGATGACTTCAAGAAGTGCTATGGAGAAATCCTTTATCGCTGGGGCCTGCGAGAGAAGCGGGCTGAGGTTCTGAAGTTTGTCTCATGTCCTCCTGATCCCCACAAGGGAATTG AGTTCGGCGTGTACTGCAGCCACTGCCGCAGTGAGGTGCGCGGCACCCAGTGCGCCGTCTGCAAGGGCTTCACCTTCCAGTGCGCCATCTGCCACGTGGCCGTGCGGGGCTCCTCCAATTTCTGCCTGACCTGCGGACATGGAGGCCACACCAGCCACATGATGGAGTGGTTTCGCACCCAGGAGGTCTGTCCCACGGGCTGTGGGTGCCACTGCCTGCTCGAGAGCACCTTCTGA
- the WDR59 gene encoding GATOR complex protein WDR59 isoform X1 has product MAARWSSENVVVEFRDAQATAMSVDCLGQRAVLSGRRFLYIVNLDAPNEGHRKISRQSKWDIGAVQWNPHDSYAYYFAASSNQRVDLYKWKEGNGEVCTSLQGHTRVISDLDWAVFEPDLLVTSSVDTYIYIWDIKDTRKPTVSLSAVAGASQVKWNKKNANCLATSHDGDVRIWDKRKPSTAVEYLAAHLSKIHGLDWHPDNEYTLATSSQDNSVRFWDYRQPRKYLNILPCQVPVWKARYTPFSNGLVTVMVPQLRRENSLLLWNVFDLNTPVHTFVGHDDVVLEFQWRKQKEGSKDYQLVTWSRDQTLRMWRIDSQLQRLCANDILDGVEDLIDGISHLPEPDKTLHPQEAEPQHNSGHGDEEALKEDFLNDSLVGKKTDQLGLPQTLQQEFSLINVQIRNVNVEMDAVSRSCTVSVHCGNHRVRMLVMFPVQYPNNAAPSFQFINPTSITASMKAKLLKILKDTSLQKVKRNQSCLEPCLRQLVSWLESVVNQEDSTSSNPYALSNSVTPPLPTFARVSNAYGSYQDSNIPFPRTSGARFCGAGYLVYFTRPMTMHRAVSPMEPTPRSLSALSAYHSGLITPMKIRTETPGNLRLYSGSPTRSEKEQVSISSFYYKERMSPRSARRRWSIQAINDFPKSRRWKSKREGTDTNNRPIKAAGKVIIQDISCLLPVHKLLGELYILNVNNIQETCQKNAASALAVGRRDLVQVWSLAMVATDLCLGPKSDPDLEIPWAQHPFGRQLLESLLAHYSQLHDVQTLAMLCSVFEAQSRLQGCPNSCVPFPQRASNLASHSRYPSFTSSGSCSSMSDPGIGTGGWSIANKDTEQTSTPWCESSPDDFRYGNLMYPDHREREKDQHEKNKRLLDPANTQQFDDFKKCYGEILYRWGLREKRAEVLKFVSCPPDPHKGIEFGVYCSHCRSEVRGTQCAVCKGFTFQCAICHVAVRGSSNFCLTCGHGGHTSHMMEWFRTQEVCPTGCGCHCLLESTF; this is encoded by the exons gCAACTGCGATGTCTGTGGATTGCTTGGGACAGCGTGCTGTACTCTCGGG TCGCCGTTTCCTCTACATTGTCAACCTGGATGCGCCAAATGAGGGTCACCGGAAGATCTCCCGGCAGAGCAAGTGGGACATTGGGGCGGTGCAGTGGAACCCCCACGACAGCTACGCCTACTACTTTGCAGCCTCG AGCAATCAGCGTGTTGACCTGTATAAGTGGAAGGAAGGTAATGGGGAAGTTTGCACATCTCTGCAAGGACACACACGTGTGATCAG TGACCTGGACTGGGCAGTATTTGAGCCAGACTTACTGGTCACCAGTTCTGTGGACACATACATCTACATTTGGGACATCAA AGACACCAGGAAGCCCACAGTCTCACTTTCTGCAGTTG CTGGAGCTTCCCAGGTGAAATGGAACAAGAAAAATGCCAACTGTTTAGCAACAAGCCATGATGGGGATGTCCGAATATGGGACAAAAGG aaacccagcactgcagtggaGTATTTGGCAGCTCATCTCTCCAAAATCCATGGTTTGGACTGGCATCCTGACAATGAGTATACACTGGCCACTTCCAGCCAGGACAACTCTGTCAGG ttctgGGATTACCGTCAGCCTCGGAAATACCTCAATATCCTTCCCTGCCAGGTTCCCGTCTGGAAGGCAAGATACACG CCTTTCAGCAATGGACTGGTGACAGTGATGGTCCCCCAACTCCGTCGGGAAAACAGTCTCCTCCTCTGGAATGTCTTTGACCTGAACACGCCTGTCCACACTTTTGTGGGACATGATGATGTGGTGCTGGAGTTTCAGTggaggaagcagaaagaag GCTCTAAAGATTACCAGCTGGTGACGTGGTCCCGGGATCAGACCCTGCGCATGTGGCGGATTGACTCTCAGTTGCAGAGG CTCTGTGCTAATGATATCCTGGATGGAGTTGAGGACCTCATTGATGGGATTTCTCATCTGCCAGAGCCAGACAAGACCCTTCACCCCCAGGAGGCGGAGCCCCAGCATAACTCTGGACATGGGGATGAGGAAG CCTTAAAAGAAGATTTCCTGAATGACTCCCTGGTGGGAAAGAAAACCGaccagctggggctgcctcaaacactgcagcaggagTTTTCACTGATCAATGTGCAGATCCGAAATGTCAATGTGGAG ATGGATGCGGTGAGTCGCAGCTGTACGGTGTCGGTGCACTGCGGCAACCACAGAGTCAGGATGCTGGTGATGTTCCCTGTCCAATATCCCAATAATGCTGCACCGTCCTTCCAGTTCATCAACCCAACCTCCATCACAGCTTCCATGAAGGCAAAGCTGCTGAAG ATACTGAAAGACACTTCCCTGCAGAAAGTGAAGCGGAATCAGAGCTGCCTGGAGCCTTGCCTGCGTCAGCTGGTCTCCTGGCTGGAGTCTGTTGTG AACCAAGAGGACAGCACGTCCAGCAATCCCTACGCTTTGTCCAACTCCGTAACACCCCCGTTGCCCACATTTGCCCGGGTCTCCAATGCCTATGGCTCCTACCAGGACTCTAACATCCCATTTCCACGGACCTCTGGAGCCAGGTTCTGTGGTGCAG GGTACCTGGTGTATTTCACGAGGCCCATGACCATGCACCGTGCCGTGTCCCCGATGGAGCCCACACCCAG GTCTCTGTCGGCTCTATCAGCATACCATAGTGGCCTCATTACTCCAATGAAGATCCGCACGGAGACTCCGGGCAACCTGCGCTTGTACAGTGGGAGCCCAACACGCAGTGAGAAGGAGCAGGTCTCCATTAGCTCCTTCTACTACAAAGAAAGG ATGTCTCCTCGCTCTGCCCGGCGACGTTGGTCCATACAAGCAATTAACGACTTCCCG AAATCAAGGAGGTGGAAAAGCAAACGAGAGGGGACAGATACCAACAACCGACCCATCAAGGCTGCTGGCAAAGTTATTATCCAAGATATTTCCTGCTTGCTGCCTGTCCAcaagctgctgggagagctctACAT ACTGAACGTGAATAACATCCAGGAGACTTGCCAGAAGAATGCTGCCTCAGCCTTGGCAGTGGGGCGGAGGGATCTCGTACAG GTTTGGTCACTGGCCATGGTAGCCACTGATCTCTGTCTTGGACCGAAGTCTGACCCAGATTTAGAGATACCTTGGGCACAACATCCATTTGGACGTCAATTACTGGAGTCCTT gCTGGCTCATTACTCACAGCTCCATGATGTACAGACTTTGGCCATGCTCTGCAGTGTGTTTGAAGCCCAGTCAAGGCTCCAAGGGTGCCCCAACTCTTGTGTCCCCTTTCCTCAGCGTGCCTCCAACCTGGCCTCCCACAGCCGATAT CCCAGCTTTACTTCCTCTGGCTCCTGTTCCAGCATGTCAGATCCTGGGATTGGCACTGGAGGCTGGAGCATAG CAAACAAAGACACGGAGCAGACCTCTACTCCCTGGTGCGAATCTTCTCCAGATGACTTTCGCTATGGAAACCTAATGTATCCTGACCATCGGGAGCGGGAGAAGGACCAgcatgagaaaaacaaaag GCTGCTGGATCCTGCCAATACTCAGCAATTTGATGACTTCAAGAAGTGCTATGGAGAAATCCTTTATCGCTGGGGCCTGCGAGAGAAGCGGGCTGAGGTTCTGAAGTTTGTCTCATGTCCTCCTGATCCCCACAAGGGAATTG AGTTCGGCGTGTACTGCAGCCACTGCCGCAGTGAGGTGCGCGGCACCCAGTGCGCCGTCTGCAAGGGCTTCACCTTCCAGTGCGCCATCTGCCACGTGGCCGTGCGGGGCTCCTCCAATTTCTGCCTGACCTGCGGACATGGAGGCCACACCAGCCACATGATGGAGTGGTTTCGCACCCAGGAGGTCTGTCCCACGGGCTGTGGGTGCCACTGCCTGCTCGAGAGCACCTTCTGA